The genomic region aatataattaaatttagaaaaattgtataaatatttattttatgtgtgtgtgcacatgcacatacataaactaaaatatatatattattagaaacaaaaaaaatagagGGGATCGAAGAATAGAATAAATAACAAAACAATATAGGATAAAATAAAACGGAAACAAAGAaggggcacacacacacacacacatatatatatatttaataaaagaagaagatagaaaaaaaaaaaaggaaactggGACTAGAAATATAAAGAAAAGTGAAAATATttataaacaaagaaaataaagaggaaaaAAGAAAGGATAGAAAGcataaaatttttcaaaaaaaatagagaGGATGCATTAAAAAAAGTTAAGGTAGAtaatataaagaaataaaaatgtCACTAACTATTAAGGAAGAtctaaacaaagaaaaatttgcaaTAAAAAGGACCATTATTATATATCTACAATTTAAATAAGATTATAAACTTCTAAATTAAAATTAATACAACAACTaatacattttccttattcaatattttctttattaATACAAATTACTTaactatttaatttttaatatttttaaaattaaaataaattatatatcaatacattttattaattataatcttATTTAATATTGTTAAAACTACAAACTCCTTCACATGAACGTAAGTGCAAATAATATTATTTGTTATTAAGTTCACAACATTAatttacaatacaatacaatacagcCAGTAGCTTTTGGAAGCGCCATCACGACTTTGGAACACCTCGCAGACTCGAAAGAACTAGAATTTATCCTAGGAAAGATTTTACATTGAAAGAAACAAACTTGAAACTGCCAAACATAAAAGGACTAAAACTTACTAATTGAGCTTATAAATATCTAAAATGTAGAACTTTGACTGTCAGATGCCAATGTTTCTGCGCGATTGGTATTGCGCAGGAGGTCTGATATGGTGGCTGTTAAATTTGAAGCAACTACACCCCCCATGGAAGATGTCTTGAGACTCTCCAAGAACCTGGCTACATCTCTCATGGAAGGTCGTTCTCTTGGTGATTCACTGCTACAAAGCAAACCAACATGAATGAAAGAAAGAAGACATCTATTGTCTTCCATGCTTTCATTCATATCTCTCAATAGCCCACTATGAACAATATCTGCTAGTCTGTCTGGAAAAGCTAACCTTACCCACTTCTGCAAGTTCATGTCTCCCACAAACATGTCATCACTTGGCCTCTTCCTTGTAACCATCTCTAGTATCAGAATTCCATAGCTGTAAACATCTCCCTTTGTGGAAACACCCCCCCACAATCCATACTCTGTAATCAATTTCATTCATGAAAAATTAGAAAAGCTATTAAaaggaaatgataatgacaatatAGAAGATCTCAAATAAATTACCTGGAGCAATATAGCCAATAGATCCTTTGAGTGCAAATGTTGCAGCACTAAATGAATCTATGGAATTTGGAGTAATCAAACGGCATATACCAAAATCAGTCACAAGGGCCGTCATGTTGGCGTCCAGGAGCACATTGCTAGGTTTTAAATCACAGTGCACAATTTGCAAAGGACAATCATGATGTAAATACTCCATGCCATGGGCAACATCCACAGCAATGCTCAAACAGTCCTCCAATCCCAATTTACAAAATTCCTGATCATCTCTGTCAGGGTGCAAATGTTTCTCCAAGCTCCCATTAGATGCAAATTGAAGAACCAGACCTTTGAAGCCAGAGTAGGAAAATGCACTTATGATTTTGATCAGGTTACGGTGCCGAATCCTCCCTAATACTTTGCATTCTGTGTCGAAGCTCTTATGAGCTTCTTCATTCTGCAAATTAAGAGCCTTGATTGCAACTATCTTACCATCCCTCAAAATTCCTTTGTAGACTGATCCGAAGTTACCCACTCCAAGCAAGTTTGACTCATCAAATTCGGCTGTTGCTGTGACAAGATCTTGATAAGAAAATTTTGGATAGCTAAGCCTTCGAAAAATAAAGTTTGAGGGATGGAATAGTTGGCTTGAAAGTTTATATCTCCATAAAATTAGTAAGAGGAAGGAGCACAATATAAACGCAATAGTTCCAACAACTGATAAGACTAATTTTTTAAGCAGTGAATGCTTTTCTTGACTCTTCTTTGGGCATGGAGGCAATGAATAATTCACTGGTCCACAGAGGCCAGGGTTTCCCATAAACAATTCTATAACAGTTCTATTTGGAAACAACCCTCCTTTTGGAATCTGCCCCGACAAATTATTGAATGAAACATTCATGTATTGAAGTACTTTTAGTCTTTCAAGGGACATTGGTATTGAACCTGATAAAGAATTGGTAGAAAGATCCATTTGTTGGAGATTTTGTAATTTGGAGAGCGAATCTGGAATTACACCTTCAAAGGCATTGTGGGAAAGATTTAGATGCTCTAATGCTGTGCAGTCTCCAAGAGAAATCGGAATCAGCCCAGTAAGCCGATTTCCAGAGATGTCTATGGCTTGAGCCATTGCAATTTTACTCATCTCTAGTGGCAAAGACCCTTCCAGAGAATTCCACGAAAGGTTGAGGTAGAAAACCAGATTTTTGAGGCTGGCAATGAAATCAGGAGGTATCCTTCCACCTAATTTATTGTAAGATAAGTCAATGAGCTCTAAATTTTGACATCCTGCTAAAACAGCAGGGATCTCGCCTGACAAGTTGTTATGCTGAAGTAAAAGACGTCTTAGCTGTTGGGAGCTACAAAGAGAATCAGGGATTTTTCCAGATAGCCAGTTGTGACTAAGATTTAGGAGTCCGAGATGTTGCATTTGGCCTACATCACTTGGAATGCTTCCTTCTAATTTGTTCCCACCCAAATACAATCTTTCCAACTTCTGGAATCTTTTAATTCCAGATGGAATATTGCCACTCAAAAGATTATCGCTTAACCTCAAGTATGTTAAGTTAGTTAGATTGGCAATCTGTTGTGGTATGCTTCCGCTTATCATGTTGTTTGATAATATCAATTCGTGGAGATTGGAAGACAGTTTGCCTATGGATGGAGGCAATATACCAGTGAGATGATTATCAGACACTACTATTTCTTCCAAGTGGGAGCAATTTGTAAGAGAAGTTAGAAAAGGCAATGTGTTGCTGCTATCACTAACAAGTTGATTGGTACGTAGGTAAAGCCGGGTAAGGAGTTTCAACTTGCCCAGCTCTATTGGCACCATTCCACTGAGCTGGTTTTTAGATAAATCAAGCTTTGTGAGGTTGGAACAATTTCCAAGAGAGTTTGGTATTTTTCCACTAAGCTGATTTCCCCATAAATTGAGTAATTGC from Cryptomeria japonica chromosome 3, Sugi_1.0, whole genome shotgun sequence harbors:
- the LOC131037014 gene encoding putative leucine-rich repeat receptor-like serine/threonine-protein kinase At2g24130, with amino-acid sequence MAPLWFYSFIMLCIFSISALPHSLNTFQQQQLLLQFKTAISNNNSSSLPDWTPLHPLCNWSAVTCDPSFHSVLALNLSYMNLHGTISPLLGNLTSLQSLDLSNNALTSTIPPQLAQLTHLQVLLLYNNQLQGTIPPALSACRSLYFLVLSYNQLHGSIPPELSLLTRLKFLYLGQNNLTGVIPPSFKNLSTLVELYVGENGITGTIPSSLGNLSSLTYLDLAENDLHGPIPPELGMLTHLQLLYLYTINLSGTIPSSLGNLSSLTYLDLAENDLHGPIPPELGMLTHLQILYLFTNNLSGTIPSSLGNLSSLTDLELAENDLHGPIPPELGMLTHLQILYLSTNNLSGTIPSSLGNLSSLTDLELAENDLHGPIPPELGTLTHLQTLYLWGNNLSGAIPYSLTNLSKLRELGLTLNQLSGHIPREIGTKLSSLQLLNLWGNQLSGKIPNSLGNCSNLTKLDLSKNQLSGMVPIELGKLKLLTRLYLRTNQLVSDSSNTLPFLTSLTNCSHLEEIVVSDNHLTGILPPSIGKLSSNLHELILSNNMISGSIPQQIANLTNLTYLRLSDNLLSGNIPSGIKRFQKLERLYLGGNKLEGSIPSDVGQMQHLGLLNLSHNWLSGKIPDSLCSSQQLRRLLLQHNNLSGEIPAVLAGCQNLELIDLSYNKLGGRIPPDFIASLKNLVFYLNLSWNSLEGSLPLEMSKIAMAQAIDISGNRLTGLIPISLGDCTALEHLNLSHNAFEGVIPDSLSKLQNLQQMDLSTNSLSGSIPMSLERLKVLQYMNVSFNNLSGQIPKGGLFPNRTVIELFMGNPGLCGPVNYSLPPCPKKSQEKHSLLKKLVLSVVGTIAFILCSFLLLILWRYKLSSQLFHPSNFIFRRLSYPKFSYQDLVTATAEFDESNLLGVGNFGSVYKGILRDGKIVAIKALNLQNEEAHKSFDTECKVLGRIRHRNLIKIISAFSYSGFKGLVLQFASNGSLEKHLHPDRDDQEFCKLGLEDCLSIAVDVAHGMEYLHHDCPLQIVHCDLKPSNVLLDANMTALVTDFGICRLITPNSIDSFSAATFALKGSIGYIAPEYGLWGGVSTKGDVYSYGILILEMVTRKRPSDDMFVGDMNLQKWVRLAFPDRLADIVHSGLLRDMNESMEDNRCLLSFIHVGLLCSSESPRERPSMRDVARFLESLKTSSMGGVVASNLTATISDLLRNTNRAETLASDSQSSTF